Proteins co-encoded in one Bacillus paramycoides genomic window:
- a CDS encoding anti-repressor SinI family protein, giving the protein MYKDKTDALDQEWIDLILEALDAGIALQDIEHFFQRMKPSSQAQ; this is encoded by the coding sequence TTGTACAAAGATAAGACTGACGCATTGGATCAAGAATGGATTGATTTAATACTTGAAGCTTTAGACGCTGGTATCGCCTTGCAAGATATCGAACATTTTTTCCAACGTATGAAGCCATCCAGCCAGGCTCAATAG
- a CDS encoding helix-turn-helix domain-containing protein produces MIGERIKRLRLQKGISLTELAEKAGVAKSYISSIERNLQKNPSIQFLEKIAAVLQIPVDTLLHDETTKEANLDSEWTQLVKDAMNSGVSKEQFREFLEFTKWKQDQK; encoded by the coding sequence ATGATTGGAGAACGTATAAAACGCCTTCGTTTACAAAAAGGTATTTCATTAACTGAACTTGCCGAAAAAGCTGGCGTTGCTAAATCTTACATTAGTTCTATAGAACGCAATTTACAAAAGAACCCTTCCATTCAGTTTCTTGAAAAGATCGCAGCAGTTCTACAAATTCCAGTTGATACTTTACTTCATGATGAAACAACAAAGGAAGCTAACCTAGACTCCGAATGGACACAGCTCGTCAAAGATGCAATGAACTCTGGTGTCTCCAAAGAACAATTTCGTGAATTTCTTGAATTTACAAAATGGAAGCAAGATCAAAAATAA